Proteins from a single region of Macaca thibetana thibetana isolate TM-01 chromosome 4, ASM2454274v1, whole genome shotgun sequence:
- the LOC126953641 gene encoding non-histone chromosomal protein HMG-14: MPKRKVSSAEGAAKEEPKRRSARLSAKPPAKVEAKPKKAAAKDKSSDKKVQTKGKRGAKGKQAEVANQETKEDLPAENGETKTEESPASDEAGEKEAKSD; this comes from the coding sequence ATGCCCAAGAGGAAGGTCAGCTCCGCCGAAGGGGCCGCCAAGGAAGAGCCCAAGAGGAGATCGGCGCGGTTGTCAGCTAAACCTCCTGCCAAAGTGGAAGCGAAGCCGAAAAAGGCAGCAGCGAAGGATAAATCTTCAGACAAAAAAGtgcaaacaaaagggaaaaggggagcaAAGGGAAAACAGGCCGAAGTGGCTAACCAAGAAACTAAAGAAGATTTACCTGCAGAAAACGGGGAAACGAAAACTGAGGAGAGTCCAGCCTCTgatgaagcaggagagaaagaagccaagTCTGATTAA